From a single Aquincola tertiaricarbonis genomic region:
- a CDS encoding DUF4123 domain-containing protein: MRQPASTATPWHIKPWYLDLSAGQAEHIRQLGSQLQHAIDTRPPAWLVLDGWDGNPAAGRLQALYPAWAAERRTLPDPALRGLEGLAPCLLPLQTGPQHEPDVARRQNLMHDLLGLMWLDNQRRLVRQHVCGVVFIGTSVEELFTQWLLLRHQRPNDGSGAFEFRHHDPRVLQRVWPNLGNAQREALLGPAHSLWQLGATWGPWAPQDIARHQRQLVGHIGEWRVFDRAEVQAPPLPAHRLLNGLQRWLVSSAPCGHQVWLTLALRGLAACEQPTDLEMNQLLRQAQDWGLQRGQQWQDWVLWTWLGTGDGTTGAASYPRISWNTPAWQALATRMKELLRQQPTLGVPELVELSQATEPLF, encoded by the coding sequence ATGCGCCAACCCGCTTCCACGGCAACGCCGTGGCACATCAAGCCCTGGTACCTGGACCTCAGCGCCGGACAGGCCGAACACATCCGGCAGCTCGGCAGTCAACTGCAGCACGCGATCGACACCCGGCCGCCGGCATGGCTGGTGCTTGACGGTTGGGACGGCAACCCCGCCGCAGGGCGGCTGCAGGCGCTGTACCCGGCGTGGGCCGCCGAACGCCGCACCCTGCCCGACCCGGCCCTGCGCGGGCTGGAGGGTCTGGCGCCGTGCCTGCTGCCCTTGCAAACGGGGCCTCAGCATGAGCCCGACGTGGCACGGCGCCAGAACCTGATGCACGACCTGCTGGGGCTGATGTGGCTGGACAACCAACGACGGTTGGTGCGACAGCACGTGTGCGGTGTGGTGTTCATCGGCACGAGCGTCGAAGAACTGTTCACGCAGTGGCTATTGCTCAGGCACCAGCGGCCCAACGACGGGTCTGGCGCCTTCGAGTTTCGGCACCACGATCCACGTGTGCTGCAGCGCGTCTGGCCCAACCTCGGCAACGCGCAGCGTGAAGCGCTGCTGGGGCCGGCACACAGCCTGTGGCAACTGGGCGCCACGTGGGGACCGTGGGCGCCGCAGGACATCGCGCGCCACCAGCGTCAACTCGTCGGGCACATCGGCGAATGGCGGGTGTTCGACCGTGCGGAAGTCCAGGCCCCGCCGCTGCCCGCGCACCGGCTGCTGAATGGCCTGCAGCGTTGGCTCGTCAGCAGCGCCCCCTGCGGCCACCAGGTCTGGCTGACCCTCGCGCTGCGCGGCTTGGCGGCCTGTGAACAGCCCACCGACCTGGAGATGAACCAGCTGCTGCGACAGGCCCAGGACTGGGGTCTTCAGCGCGGGCAACAGTGGCAGGACTGGGTGTTGTGGACCTGGCTGGGCACCGGCGACGGGACGACCGGGGCCGCCAGCTATCCACGCATCAGTTGGAACACGCCAGCCTGGCAAGCCCTGGCGACGCGCATGAAGGAACTGCTGCGTCAACAACCCACGCTCGGCGTGCCCGAGCTGGTTGAACTCAGCCAGGCCACGGAGCCGCTCTTCTGA
- a CDS encoding YVTN family beta-propeller repeat protein: MKVLSSLLTLVLVLVLVLPAAAAPLAWVTNQGSHDVSVIDLGRQAVVATVKVGRSPAGVVASARAGKVFVSNPDSKTISVIDMARREVVDTLPAGAGPVGIDAAPDGRRLYVADWFAQKLLAYDVATGRLLAEVPLGRAPAGVAVHADGHTVYVAERDDDRIAVVDAATLQVRGHVAVGTHPFALLHDAARNRLYVLNVQSDDLTVLDTAPPLPVPLATVKTGKAPYGAALADGGALLYVTNQHADSVSVIDANTLQPLRTLAGFGYPEGIAAYADRVVVVNWMDDRISVLDARSGQPLATVDTGRNPRGFGAFIAEPPPP; the protein is encoded by the coding sequence TTGAAAGTACTGAGCTCGCTGCTGACACTGGTGCTGGTGCTGGTGCTGGTGCTGCCGGCCGCCGCCGCGCCGCTGGCCTGGGTCACCAACCAGGGCAGCCACGACGTCTCGGTGATCGACCTCGGCCGCCAGGCCGTGGTGGCCACGGTCAAGGTGGGCCGCTCGCCGGCCGGCGTGGTGGCCTCGGCGCGGGCGGGCAAGGTGTTCGTCAGCAACCCCGACAGCAAGACCATCTCGGTGATCGACATGGCGCGGCGCGAAGTGGTGGACACGCTGCCCGCGGGCGCGGGGCCGGTGGGCATCGACGCCGCGCCCGACGGCCGGCGCCTTTATGTGGCCGACTGGTTCGCGCAGAAGCTGCTGGCCTACGACGTGGCCACGGGCCGCCTGCTGGCCGAGGTGCCGCTGGGCCGCGCCCCGGCCGGCGTGGCGGTGCATGCCGACGGCCACACCGTGTACGTGGCCGAGCGCGACGACGACCGCATCGCGGTGGTGGACGCCGCCACGCTGCAGGTGCGCGGCCATGTGGCCGTGGGCACACACCCCTTCGCGCTGCTGCACGACGCGGCGCGCAACCGGCTGTACGTGCTGAACGTGCAGAGCGACGACCTCACGGTGCTGGACACCGCGCCGCCGCTGCCGGTGCCGCTGGCCACCGTCAAGACGGGCAAGGCCCCGTACGGCGCGGCGCTGGCCGATGGCGGCGCGCTGCTGTACGTGACCAACCAGCATGCCGACAGCGTGAGCGTGATCGACGCCAACACCCTGCAGCCGCTGCGCACGCTGGCCGGCTTCGGCTACCCCGAAGGCATCGCCGCCTATGCCGACCGCGTGGTGGTGGTGAACTGGATGGACGACCGCATCAGCGTGCTGGATGCGCGCAGCGGCCAGCCGCTGGCTACCGTGGACACCGGCCGCAACCCGCGGGGCTTCGGCGCCTTCATCGCCGAGCCGCCCCCGCCTTGA
- a CDS encoding T6SS effector BTH_I2691 family protein, whose product MPCPTPCAQCDRTGLPILFTRYATAYHHDSRLLKKLQQLSPKGRLQAHPGGVPLKTACYGVRMLREGYLYLVIERTGPSYPEDHLAYSVHAHGYLNAFMPALDSQPALPKVACDVDTRAANNSLVFVRDARTVKTLWYVFHPNALADDTWQEMRRHPADHGMQRFDVRAWAGGQHEAEHSMLPDQLSTRVLEFAALQDSEARDASEGSLFGLMGVTPTERGWGSYDTTVGELMREHQAGHVTTEQVRGAAQRDGQKGWAHDATPTVMTNPDYTEVHGRRLGQILQLLQSHKNAQGQPGAVLACLDPVGITQELAMAQTEAAVQYVQWLLATDDKGVSNRMKDAAVHGIETVRAALASKAVQAIEDTVARLEASASRVDAGQVPGAAPGATYRVRQADGSAKTLTQDELNRQRAQQMRLHALEARAGEAAAQKKAADDVEQLVDRVALEAFKQEHRQQIERRDMTMNALFDDLAPWLDAKAPWQPVFKRYTSSRPEIGALCAGQLCTILLHVDNSPKGRAYLRARDVLMPGAQQLVWRMMVLNNGEIAAEIQQALESLVQPVPSVLDAQADGQAAQAAAAMAKAITSSKKFIDGATKARKALDTFKDVTKPRGERLTAAGDLVKTGQNNIGSLIAAFAVNQIKAWPASTLEKRLAQAQLLQLVHGMGDRAVDFVNRAGQRPPGNPAKRARELQARLNTTAAAAASQAGKLRFAAAGAAFDSLGLAPALRRAAVRQDGRALAEAAKALVDTAAAIKGLRTSVYETLLWKELPEVQAGVYSQGLKAANASELRRLKVSAARWVSAGTAIGVVMDGFDAVEAGKNGDWKLESAYWSRAAIGTGTILSTMAAASYERLPLLLMRLNLVLAVAAAILTALITQLKGKTWENWLQRQPFHQQDSHKTLYTSERAQTLELGEALAELEAE is encoded by the coding sequence ATGCCCTGCCCCACCCCATGCGCACAGTGCGACCGCACCGGCCTGCCAATCCTTTTCACCCGATACGCCACCGCCTACCACCACGACAGCAGGCTGCTGAAGAAGCTGCAACAGCTGTCACCCAAAGGGCGGCTGCAGGCTCACCCTGGTGGCGTGCCCCTCAAGACTGCGTGTTATGGCGTGCGCATGCTGCGCGAGGGCTACCTGTATCTGGTGATCGAGCGCACGGGCCCCAGCTACCCCGAAGACCATCTGGCTTACAGCGTCCACGCGCACGGCTACCTCAACGCCTTCATGCCAGCGTTGGACAGCCAGCCTGCGCTGCCCAAGGTGGCCTGCGACGTCGACACCCGCGCGGCCAACAACAGCCTGGTGTTCGTGCGTGACGCCAGGACCGTCAAGACCCTGTGGTACGTCTTCCACCCCAACGCGCTGGCCGACGACACCTGGCAAGAGATGCGCCGCCACCCTGCGGACCACGGCATGCAGCGCTTCGACGTCCGGGCCTGGGCAGGCGGGCAGCACGAGGCCGAGCACAGCATGCTGCCCGACCAGCTGTCCACCCGCGTGCTGGAGTTCGCCGCGCTGCAGGACAGCGAGGCCAGGGACGCCAGTGAGGGCAGCCTCTTTGGCCTGATGGGCGTCACCCCCACGGAGCGCGGCTGGGGCAGCTACGACACCACCGTGGGCGAGCTGATGCGAGAACACCAGGCCGGCCACGTCACCACCGAACAGGTCCGTGGCGCCGCCCAGCGTGACGGGCAAAAGGGTTGGGCCCACGATGCCACGCCCACGGTGATGACCAACCCCGACTACACCGAGGTGCACGGCCGCAGGCTGGGTCAGATCCTGCAGCTCCTGCAAAGCCACAAGAACGCGCAGGGCCAGCCCGGCGCCGTGCTGGCCTGCCTGGACCCGGTGGGCATCACGCAGGAACTGGCGATGGCGCAGACCGAGGCCGCGGTGCAGTACGTCCAGTGGCTGCTGGCCACCGACGACAAGGGCGTGAGCAACCGCATGAAGGACGCCGCCGTCCACGGCATTGAAACGGTACGGGCGGCGCTGGCGAGCAAGGCCGTGCAAGCCATCGAAGACACCGTGGCCCGCCTGGAGGCCAGCGCGTCGCGCGTCGACGCGGGTCAGGTGCCCGGTGCCGCCCCCGGGGCAACGTACCGCGTGCGCCAAGCCGACGGCAGCGCCAAGACCCTGACGCAGGACGAACTCAACCGCCAGCGCGCCCAGCAGATGCGTCTGCATGCGCTGGAGGCCCGGGCCGGCGAAGCCGCGGCGCAGAAGAAGGCCGCCGACGATGTGGAGCAGCTGGTAGACCGGGTCGCGCTGGAAGCCTTCAAGCAGGAACACCGGCAACAGATCGAGCGGCGGGACATGACGATGAACGCCTTGTTCGACGACCTGGCGCCCTGGCTGGACGCCAAGGCACCGTGGCAGCCCGTCTTCAAGCGCTACACCAGCAGCCGACCGGAGATCGGCGCCCTGTGCGCGGGCCAGCTTTGCACCATCTTGCTGCATGTGGACAACAGCCCCAAAGGCCGCGCCTACCTGCGGGCACGTGACGTGTTGATGCCCGGCGCTCAGCAACTGGTCTGGCGGATGATGGTGTTGAACAACGGCGAGATCGCCGCCGAGATCCAGCAGGCTCTGGAGAGCCTGGTGCAACCGGTGCCCAGCGTGCTGGACGCACAAGCCGATGGCCAGGCGGCACAGGCCGCAGCAGCGATGGCCAAGGCCATCACCAGCAGCAAGAAGTTCATCGACGGAGCCACCAAGGCACGCAAGGCACTGGACACCTTCAAGGACGTGACCAAGCCGCGGGGCGAACGCCTGACTGCGGCAGGCGATCTGGTCAAAACAGGGCAGAACAACATCGGCAGTCTCATCGCCGCCTTCGCCGTCAACCAGATCAAGGCCTGGCCGGCTTCCACCCTGGAAAAACGGCTGGCGCAAGCCCAGTTGCTGCAGCTGGTCCACGGCATGGGCGACAGGGCTGTCGACTTTGTCAACCGGGCGGGTCAGCGCCCGCCGGGCAACCCGGCCAAGCGGGCGCGTGAGCTGCAGGCGCGACTGAACACGACCGCCGCGGCAGCCGCCAGCCAGGCCGGCAAGCTGCGCTTCGCCGCGGCCGGCGCCGCCTTCGACAGCCTGGGCCTGGCCCCCGCGCTGCGTCGAGCGGCCGTGCGCCAGGACGGCCGAGCGCTGGCCGAAGCCGCCAAAGCCCTGGTGGACACCGCCGCGGCCATCAAGGGGTTGCGCACGTCGGTCTATGAGACCTTGTTGTGGAAGGAACTGCCAGAGGTCCAGGCCGGTGTCTATAGCCAAGGCCTCAAGGCTGCGAACGCGAGCGAGCTGCGTCGGCTCAAAGTGTCCGCCGCACGCTGGGTGTCTGCCGGCACCGCCATCGGGGTGGTCATGGATGGGTTTGATGCGGTGGAGGCGGGGAAAAACGGAGACTGGAAGTTGGAAAGTGCGTATTGGTCAAGAGCAGCTATCGGCACGGGAACCATTCTCTCGACGATGGCTGCCGCAAGCTACGAGAGGCTGCCGCTCTTGCTGATGCGTTTGAACCTGGTGCTGGCGGTTGCTGCGGCAATTTTGACCGCCCTCATCACTCAACTGAAGGGCAAGACCTGGGAAAACTGGCTCCAGAGACAGCCCTTTCATCAGCAAGATAGTCATAAGACCCTCTATACCAGCGAGCGCGCACAGACGCTGGAACTGGGAGAAGCGCTGGCGGAACTGGAGGCAGAGTAG
- a CDS encoding SRPBCC family protein — protein MPAPQRRLSLCAAAVLLAAASLPAAAHGPTRQKVVETIQINAPADAVWARIKNFEALKDWHPAVATSPATQGNTVGSVRNITLKGGGELTETLEAYNDAQRKYSYRLKDGGALPVTNYTSTITVTPDGDAKSTVEWRGAFYRGYPNNDPPPDKNDEAAVAAVTGVYKAGLQNLKQLAEQK, from the coding sequence GTGCCAGCCCCACAGCGCCGCCTGTCGCTGTGCGCCGCCGCCGTGCTGCTGGCTGCCGCCAGCCTGCCCGCCGCCGCCCACGGCCCCACCCGCCAGAAGGTGGTGGAGACCATCCAGATCAACGCCCCGGCCGATGCGGTGTGGGCCCGCATCAAGAACTTCGAAGCGCTGAAGGACTGGCACCCCGCGGTGGCCACCAGTCCGGCCACGCAGGGCAACACCGTGGGTTCGGTGCGCAACATCACGCTCAAGGGCGGCGGTGAGCTGACCGAGACGCTGGAGGCCTACAACGACGCCCAGCGCAAATACAGCTACCGCCTGAAGGACGGCGGCGCGCTGCCGGTGACCAACTACACCTCCACCATCACCGTGACGCCGGACGGCGACGCCAAGAGCACGGTGGAATGGCGCGGCGCCTTCTACCGCGGCTACCCCAACAACGACCCGCCGCCGGACAAGAACGACGAAGCCGCGGTGGCCGCCGTCACCGGCGTCTACAAGGCCGGGTTGCAGAACCTCAAGCAGCTTGCCGAGCAGAAGTAG
- a CDS encoding MBL fold metallo-hydrolase: MPSRSSGPVAGPGPGPDTARRRWLRGALATGLAVPCLHGVAGCAAGGPAQAREGPLPTDAEATVQPVAPGVWMLPGRGGEPDARNLGRVANAGFIAGPQGLLAVDAGTSLLHGRALLRAIRRTSPLPLQAVVITQTKPDVLFGAPAFREAGVPIWMHRDAATLMAARCQVCLDRLNREVGAPAMTGTALYQADELLPGGRQLRVGGGRPVVLLYAGHTSGPGDLAVLDRSTGVLFAGGLVEGRRIPNLHDADLPGWQAALQGLQRQADAGQIRQVVPGHGPLSGPEAIGETAGYLAALDAQVRTLLEAGVSLGELPARATLPAYAGWDGYPAIHRRNAAELYLKLEQQILHG, translated from the coding sequence TTGCCGAGCAGAAGTAGCGGCCCCGTTGCCGGCCCGGGCCCGGGCCCCGATACCGCCCGCCGCCGCTGGCTGCGCGGCGCCCTGGCCACCGGCCTGGCCGTGCCGTGCCTGCACGGCGTGGCCGGCTGCGCCGCGGGCGGACCGGCGCAGGCGCGTGAAGGCCCCCTGCCCACCGACGCCGAAGCCACGGTGCAGCCAGTGGCACCCGGCGTGTGGATGCTGCCCGGCCGGGGCGGCGAGCCCGACGCGCGCAACCTGGGCCGGGTGGCCAATGCCGGCTTCATCGCCGGGCCGCAAGGCCTGCTGGCGGTGGATGCCGGCACCTCGCTGCTGCACGGCCGCGCGCTGCTGCGCGCGATACGGCGCACCAGCCCGCTGCCGCTGCAGGCGGTCGTCATCACCCAGACCAAGCCCGACGTGCTGTTCGGCGCGCCCGCCTTCCGCGAGGCGGGCGTCCCCATCTGGATGCACCGCGACGCCGCCACGCTGATGGCCGCCCGCTGCCAGGTGTGCCTGGACCGGCTGAACCGCGAGGTGGGCGCGCCGGCCATGACCGGCACCGCGCTGTACCAGGCCGACGAACTGCTGCCCGGGGGGCGCCAGCTGCGGGTGGGTGGCGGCCGGCCGGTGGTGCTGCTGTACGCCGGCCACACCAGCGGCCCTGGCGACCTCGCGGTGCTGGACCGCAGCACCGGCGTGCTGTTCGCGGGCGGGCTGGTGGAAGGCCGGCGCATCCCCAACCTGCACGATGCCGACCTGCCCGGCTGGCAGGCCGCGCTGCAAGGCCTGCAGCGCCAGGCCGATGCCGGCCAGATCCGCCAGGTGGTGCCCGGCCACGGCCCGCTGTCCGGCCCCGAGGCCATCGGCGAGACCGCTGGCTACCTGGCCGCGCTCGACGCGCAGGTGCGCACGCTGCTGGAAGCCGGCGTCTCCCTCGGCGAGCTGCCCGCCCGCGCCACGCTGCCGGCCTACGCCGGCTGGGACGGCTACCCGGCCATCCACCGGCGCAATGCGGCAGAGCTGTATCTGAAGCTGGAACAGCAAATCCTGCACGGCTGA
- a CDS encoding MFS transporter — protein sequence MFSPERIYQSDRNKVGVQAALRSMGDIHPRTPLHAPRQRLDNARPSLDLQSLVLDINEHFLELSNPGEFKRSTLSVMWLLAAMVFAGSNIGAVSALHVMLTNASLKGMDYVALFCLAALAPCTYAFLYFLRPSEAFLTALRARYRFNRSTGKVYIVRPRKFGGNAVLDWSRVRAHVQWRPPLPGSDLEGDPTTERHRERLEQPALDHAYLMLYWPPLDPADPQRRGEDLIFVGHEGSGANLWEYLRTFMNKGLGAVPEPQPFEYLRKGFSTARQAQMEVMLQPTLVKEQILGQSTATGLFLKLDSYLWRYNHVLGERMAYWPTFPEAWNSDCGQRRREDGIGPEEPLRWTPTGPVLQGEIFANECTDLSEASPAQWARMLAWTALHIAIGTALLVVPIWWMRS from the coding sequence ATGTTCTCACCCGAGCGCATTTACCAGTCAGACCGCAACAAGGTCGGCGTCCAGGCAGCCTTGCGCAGCATGGGCGACATCCATCCGCGAACGCCTCTTCACGCGCCTCGCCAGAGGCTAGACAACGCCCGGCCGTCGCTGGACTTGCAGAGCTTGGTGCTCGATATCAATGAGCACTTTCTGGAGCTGTCGAATCCTGGTGAATTCAAGCGCTCGACCCTCAGTGTCATGTGGCTGCTGGCTGCAATGGTGTTTGCCGGATCAAACATCGGCGCTGTCTCAGCATTGCACGTGATGCTGACCAACGCTTCCTTGAAAGGCATGGATTACGTCGCGCTTTTCTGTTTGGCAGCGTTAGCGCCTTGCACATACGCGTTCTTGTATTTCCTGCGCCCCAGCGAAGCCTTCCTGACCGCCCTGCGCGCCCGCTACCGCTTCAACCGCTCCACTGGCAAGGTCTACATCGTGCGGCCTCGCAAGTTCGGCGGCAACGCGGTGCTCGACTGGTCCCGCGTACGCGCCCATGTGCAGTGGCGCCCGCCACTGCCGGGCAGCGACCTGGAAGGTGACCCCACGACCGAGCGCCACCGCGAGCGGCTGGAGCAGCCGGCCCTGGACCATGCCTACCTGATGCTGTACTGGCCGCCGCTGGACCCCGCCGATCCGCAGCGCCGGGGCGAGGACCTGATCTTCGTCGGACACGAAGGCTCTGGCGCCAACCTCTGGGAGTACCTGCGCACCTTCATGAACAAGGGCCTGGGCGCCGTGCCTGAGCCGCAGCCCTTTGAGTACCTGCGCAAAGGCTTCAGCACGGCGCGACAGGCGCAGATGGAGGTCATGCTGCAACCGACGCTGGTCAAGGAGCAGATCCTCGGGCAAAGCACTGCGACCGGCCTGTTCCTCAAGCTCGACTCCTACCTCTGGCGCTACAACCACGTGCTGGGCGAACGCATGGCCTACTGGCCCACCTTCCCCGAAGCCTGGAACAGCGACTGCGGCCAGCGCCGCCGGGAAGACGGCATCGGCCCCGAAGAGCCGCTGCGCTGGACACCCACGGGTCCGGTGCTGCAAGGAGAGATCTTCGCCAATGAATGCACCGACCTCAGCGAGGCCTCGCCCGCTCAATGGGCACGCATGCTGGCCTGGACCGCGCTGCACATCGCCATCGGCACCGCGCTGCTGGTGGTGCCGATCTGGTGGATGCGGTCGTGA